The following are encoded together in the Anoplopoma fimbria isolate UVic2021 breed Golden Eagle Sablefish chromosome 9, Afim_UVic_2022, whole genome shotgun sequence genome:
- the LOC129095258 gene encoding LOW QUALITY PROTEIN: opsin-5-like (The sequence of the model RefSeq protein was modified relative to this genomic sequence to represent the inferred CDS: inserted 1 base in 1 codon), which yields MWYLNKPEEPPWRNSSLVLGGGXPPLSDQGETIIGVYLLALGWMSWFGNSIVLFVLCRQRASLQPTDYLTFNLAVSDASISVFGYSRGIIEIFNVFKDSDYLISSIWTCQVDGFFTLVFGLSSINTLTVISITRYIKGCHPNRARHISRTSVSVSLLLIWITAGFWSGAPLLGWGSYKDRGYGTCEIDWAKASYSSAYRSYIISIFIFCFFVPVLIMLFCYVSIINTVKRGNALSADGDLSDRQRRIERDVTIVSIVICTAFILAWSPYAVVSMWSACGFHVPNLTSIFTRLFAKSASFYNPLIYFGLSSKFRKDVAVLLPCTRDARDSVRLKRFKPKADAHGRLKVPLNRSEKKYSPGYLDHPAAGTDPGSLPRTPPPVNKEVFHIDRPRPSETGPEFECDRL from the exons ATGTGGTACTTGAATAAG CCGGAGGAGCCCCCCTGGAGGAACAGCAGCCTggtgctgggggggg gacccCCTCTGTCCGACCAGGGAGAGACCATCATTGGAGTCTACCTGCTGGCGCTGG GCTGGATGTCCTGGTTCGGAAACAGCATCGTCCTCTTCGTCCTGTGCAGACAGAGAGCCTCCCTGCAGCCCACCGACTACCTGACCTTTAACCTCGCCGTCTCCGACGCCAGCATCTCCGTGTTCGGATACTCCAGAGGCATCATCGAGATCTTCAACGTGTTCAAGGACAGCGACTATCTCATCTCCTCCATCTGGACCTGCCAG GTGGACGGTTTCTTCACGCTGGTGTTCGGTCTGAGCAGCATCAACACCCTGACGGTGATCAGCATCACCCGCTACATCAAAGGCTGTCACCCCAACAGAG CTCGTCACATCAGCAGAACCAGCGTTTCCGTCAGTCTGCTGCTCATCTGGATCACAGCTGGATTCTGGTCCGGAGCGCCGCTGCTCGGCTGGGGGAGCTACAAAG ATCGTGGGTATGGAACCTGTGAGATCGACTGGGCCAAGGCCAGCTACTCCAGCGCCTACAGGTCCTACAtcatctccatcttcatcttctgcTTCTTCGTCCCGGTGCTCATCATGCTCTTCTGCTACGTCTCCATCATCAACACGGTGAAGAGAGGAAACGCTCTGTCGGCGGACGGAGACCTGAGCGACCGCCAGAGGAGGATCGAGAGGGACGTCACCATA GTTTCCATAGTGATCTGCACGGCCTTCATCCTGGCCTGGTCTCCGTACGCCGTGGTGTCCATGTGGTCCGCCTGTGGCTTCCACGTGCCCAACCTCACCAGCATCTTCACCCGCCTCTTTGCCAAGTCCGCCAGTTTCTACAACCCCCTCATCTACTTCGGACTCAGCTCCAAGTTCCGCAAAGACGTGGCGGTTCTGCTGCCCTGCACCCGCGACGCCAGAGACTCCGTCAGGCTGAAGCGCTTCAAGCCCAAAGCCGACGCCCACGGGCGCCTCAAGGTTCCTCTGAACCGGAGTGAGAAGAAGTACTCCCCGGGGTACCTGGACCACCCGGCCGCCGGAACCGACCCGGG GAGCCTGCCACGCACGCCACCACCCGTCAACAAGGAGGTGTTCCACATCGACAGGCCCCGCCCCTCTGAGACCGGACCGGAGTTTGAATGTGACAGACTCTGA
- the eif4a3 gene encoding eukaryotic initiation factor 4A-III, translating to MAAAGLQGRKRLLRDEDMTKVEFETSEEVDVTPTFDTMGLREDLLRGIYAYGFEKPSAIQQRAIKQIIKGRDVIAQSQSGTGKTATFCVSVLQCLDIQVRETQALILAPTRELAGQIQKVLLALGDYMNVQCHACIGGTNVGEDIRKLDYGQHVVSGTPGRVFDMIRRRSLRTRAIKMLVLDEADEMLNKGFKEQIYDVYRYLPPATQVVLISATLPHEILEMTNKFMTDPIRILVKRDELTLEGIKQFFVAVEREEWKFDTLCDLYDTLTITQAVIFCNTKRKVDWLTEKMREANFTVSSMHGDMPQKERESIMKEFRSGASRVLISTDVWARGLDVPQVSLIINYDLPNNRELYIHRIGRSGRYGRKGVAINFVKNDDIRILRDIEQYYSTQIDEMPMNVADLI from the exons ATGGCCGCCGCCGGGCTGCAGGGCAGGAAGAGGCTCCTGCGGGACGAGGACATGACCAAGGTGGAGTTCGAGACCAGCGAGGAGGTGGACGTCACCCCCACCTTCGACACGATGGGCCTGCGGGAGGACCTGCTCCGCGGCATCTACGCCTACG GTTTTGAGAAGCCGTCAGCGATCCAGCAGAGGGCCATCAAACAGATCATCAAAGGCCGGGACGTCATCGCCCA GTCTCAGTCTGGAACAGGAAAGACGGCCACCTTCTGTGTTTCGGTGCTGCAGTGTCTGGACATCCAG GTGAGGGAGACTCAGGCTCTGATCCTCGCTCCAACCAGAGAGCTGGCCGGACAGATTCAGAAG GTGCTGCTGGCTCTGGGAGACTACATGAACGTCCAGTGTCACGCCTGCATCGGAGGGACTAACGTGGGCGAGGACATCCGGAAGCTGGACTACGGTCAGCACGTGGTGTCGGGGACACCTGGACGGGTGTTTG ATATGATTCGCCGCAGGAGCCTGAGGACCAGAGCCATCAAGATGCTGGTCCTGGACGAAGCTGATGAGATGCTCAACAAAG GTTTTAAGGAGCAGATCTATGACGTGTACCGGTACCTGCCTCCGGCCACACAGGTGGTTCTGATCAGCGCCACGCTGCCTCACGAGATCCTGGAGATGACCAACAAGTTCATGACAGACCCGATCCGCATCCTCGTCAAACG CGACGAGCTGACTCTGGAGGGGATCAAACAGTTCTTCGTTGccgtggagagagaggagtggaagTTTGACACTCTGTGTGATCTGTACGACACGCTGACCATCACTCAGGCTGTCATCTTCTGCAACACCAAGAGGAAG gtgGACTGGCTGACGGAGAAGATGAGGGAGGCCAACTTCACGGTGTCCTCGATGCACGGAGACATGCCCCAGAAAGAGAGGGAGTCCATCATGAAGGAGTTCAGATCAGGAGCCAG TCGTGTGTTGATCTCTACGGACGTTTGGGCTCGAGGTCTCGACGTTCCTCAAGTTTCTCTGATCATCAACTACGACCTGCCCAACAACAGAGAGCTCTACATCCACAG GATTGGTCGCTCCGGTCGTTACGGTCGTAAGGGCGTGGCCATCAACTTTGTGAAGAACGACGACATCCGGATCCTGCGGGACATCGAGCAGTACTACTCCACCCAGATCGACGAGATGCCCATGAACG TGGCCGATCTGATCTAA
- the soul4 gene encoding heme-binding protein soul4, with product MALISLEDLDGLDDDQLDDDITDNSEPMDEEDRDRLLTHWQAVASTHHVSVPPDMTGPIQEMTRNNQQREPVPFTPVSCHEKMGEVLHEERLYPAGHWACVTKGEDLYEQSVSVGFMKLMRFICRENSAGRYLGMTVPVVTNINMMEDGNTFHKDVQTSYYLPAEFQTNPPQPSDSDITIVYREPIRVIARTFFGSTTEETVTRQIGLLWEILGVSDDLHRDGYMVATYENPGVPRHRNEIWFVRRSP from the exons ATGGCTCTGATCTCTCTGGAAGACCTTGATGGATTGGACGACGATCAGCTGGACGATGACATCACTGACAACTCAGAGCCAATGGATGAAGAGGACAGAGACCGACTGCTGACACATTGGCAGGCAGTTGCCAGTACCCACCATGTGTCAGTACCTCCag aCATGACTGGACCCATACAGGAAATGACCCGTAACAACCAGCAGAGGGAGCCGGTGCCCTTCACTCCAGTCTCCTGCCATGAGAAG ATGGGGGAGGTGCTGCATGAGGAGCGGCTGTATCCAGCAGGTCACTGGGCCTGTGTGACTAAAGGAGAAGATCTGTATGAACAGAGTGTCTCTGTGGGCTTCATGAAACTGATGCGCTTCATCTGTAGAGAAAACTCTGCAG GAAGGTATCTGGGGATGACGGTGCCGGTGGTCACGAACATCAACATGATGGAGGACGGAAACACGTTCCATAAAGACGTCCAGACGTCTTACTACCTGCCCGCAGAGTTTCAGACCAACCCCCCCCAACCCTCCGACTCCGACATCACTATTGTCTACAGAGAGCCAATTAGAGTCATCGCCAG gACGTTCTTCGGGTCGACCACGGAGGAGACGGTGACCCGTCAGATCGGCCTGCTGTGGGAGATCCTGGGCGTCTCCGACGACCTCCACAGGGACGGATACATGGTCGCGACGTACGAGAACCCTGGCGTACCGCGCCACAGGAACGAGATCTGGTTCGTCAGACGCAGCCCTTAG